The proteins below come from a single Chitinophaga pinensis DSM 2588 genomic window:
- a CDS encoding RagB/SusD family nutrient uptake outer membrane protein has translation MQKFIILSLIIVAILTQTACEKALDVTPPGEFAPGNVLTTEKGIRSVLFSSYAGIQNPTPTRYLINNAEVTTDVGYNTGGAENLTLVQLINFTWDASLGTLQADVWAPTYRTIRDANIVLENIGNVNAPDASKKGYAAEARFLRAYGYYLLYIWFGPVPLRTSSTAEATLARATDEQMKSFIETELAAAITDLPDPGKEEAFARANKGAAWSVLAKFYLNTRQWQKAADACQQVTNFGYYQLFPTYQNLFTVENEGNKEMIMVHPCRNQDGFGNWYSAGALPPGFKTSAQVPSFVWTASMANFATQYRMRSAFTNTFDTINDQRSILLLRHYVNTSNAWVNLLSTPDNVRSLKYWDNATVGNHSGNDVPIIRYADILLSRAEALNEVNGPTQEALDLINQVRKRAGIGNLTMADATGKEVLRDLILRERAWEFYSEGLRREDLLRHDKFISLAKARGITAAADKHKLFPIPQTEIDANPACKQNPDY, from the coding sequence ATGCAAAAGTTTATCATACTGTCTTTAATAATCGTCGCTATACTGACTCAAACTGCCTGTGAGAAAGCGTTGGATGTTACGCCTCCGGGAGAGTTCGCACCTGGAAATGTATTGACGACAGAGAAAGGAATCAGATCCGTTTTGTTTTCTTCTTATGCAGGTATTCAAAATCCAACACCCACCCGCTATCTGATCAACAATGCGGAAGTAACCACTGATGTCGGCTATAATACCGGTGGTGCGGAAAACCTCACACTGGTGCAGCTGATCAACTTTACATGGGATGCTTCGCTGGGTACTTTGCAGGCAGACGTATGGGCGCCTACTTACCGTACAATCCGCGATGCGAATATTGTACTGGAAAATATCGGCAACGTAAATGCGCCGGATGCCAGCAAAAAAGGCTATGCGGCAGAAGCCAGGTTCCTGCGGGCATATGGCTACTATCTGCTGTATATCTGGTTTGGCCCGGTGCCGCTGCGTACATCCAGTACTGCTGAAGCAACACTGGCAAGGGCAACGGACGAACAGATGAAGTCTTTTATAGAGACGGAGCTGGCAGCAGCCATTACTGATCTGCCGGATCCCGGTAAGGAGGAAGCGTTTGCCAGGGCTAATAAGGGCGCTGCCTGGAGTGTGCTGGCCAAGTTCTATCTCAATACCCGTCAATGGCAGAAGGCAGCGGATGCTTGTCAGCAGGTCACAAATTTCGGGTATTACCAGTTGTTCCCTACTTATCAGAACCTGTTCACCGTAGAAAATGAAGGTAACAAGGAAATGATTATGGTACATCCCTGCCGGAATCAGGATGGCTTTGGTAACTGGTATTCAGCAGGTGCTTTACCGCCTGGTTTCAAAACATCCGCTCAGGTGCCTTCGTTTGTCTGGACAGCTTCTATGGCCAATTTTGCCACACAATACAGAATGCGCTCCGCATTTACCAATACATTTGATACCATCAATGACCAGCGATCCATTCTCCTGTTGCGTCACTATGTAAATACCTCGAATGCCTGGGTGAACCTGCTCTCCACACCGGATAATGTGAGAAGTCTGAAATACTGGGATAATGCCACTGTCGGAAACCATAGCGGCAACGACGTGCCTATTATCCGCTATGCCGACATATTACTGAGCCGTGCAGAGGCATTGAATGAGGTGAATGGTCCTACACAGGAAGCGCTGGATCTGATCAACCAGGTCAGGAAAAGAGCGGGTATCGGCAATCTGACGATGGCGGATGCTACAGGTAAAGAAGTACTGAGAGACCTGATCCTGCGGGAGAGAGCATGGGAGTTTTATAGTGAAGGTCTGAGAAGAGAAGACCTGCTGCGTCATGATAAATTCATTTCACTGGCGAAAGCAAGAGGGATTACTGCTGCCGCTGACAAGCATAAATTATTCCCGATACCCCAGACGGAAATTGATGCGAATCCGGCATGTAAGCAAAACCCGGATTATTGA
- a CDS encoding family 43 glycosylhydrolase, which produces MMKRSIAITWFVCLSALVSYGQSPTYSNPTAPVGDPALTVPASVVPVMDQWMRDTYVMTGPDGYYYMTGTTATPGRVFPAGRVHCWDYNDGLYLWRSKNMQQWESMGRIWSFDKDAAPWQQKGKVLEPGAMSPNKDLLDSFYRAVWAPELHYIKSKKKWLLIACINGGIGSFVLESISGKPEGPYRNIKGNRQKALFPNIDLSLFEDDNGAVYLIGHNHFITRMKDDLSDVAAPFRRLKETPYQQEPYIEGVFITRHEGKYQLLQTIWSVKKADSTFSYLRDDKNRKDSLYSYDVVVAEADNIYGPYGPRYAAILQGGHNNIFKDLDGYWWSTTFFNPRGIMGTKFTVTCRPGLVPVKWTDGKLRPDTDRAAKFYDALKSN; this is translated from the coding sequence ATGATGAAACGAAGTATTGCTATCACATGGTTTGTATGCCTGTCTGCACTGGTATCCTATGGACAGTCCCCTACATACAGTAACCCAACGGCGCCGGTTGGCGATCCTGCTTTAACCGTACCGGCATCCGTCGTACCGGTGATGGATCAATGGATGCGGGATACATACGTTATGACCGGACCGGATGGATATTATTATATGACCGGTACTACAGCTACGCCTGGCAGAGTGTTTCCTGCAGGGCGTGTGCATTGCTGGGATTATAATGACGGACTGTATCTGTGGCGATCAAAAAATATGCAGCAATGGGAGTCTATGGGAAGGATCTGGAGCTTTGACAAGGACGCTGCTCCCTGGCAGCAAAAAGGAAAAGTATTGGAGCCTGGAGCGATGTCTCCCAACAAAGACCTGCTTGATTCATTCTACCGTGCAGTATGGGCGCCTGAGTTGCATTACATCAAAAGTAAAAAGAAATGGCTGCTGATCGCCTGTATCAATGGTGGTATCGGATCTTTTGTACTGGAAAGTATTTCAGGTAAGCCGGAAGGACCTTACAGAAACATAAAAGGGAACAGGCAAAAGGCACTCTTCCCCAATATAGATCTCAGCCTTTTTGAAGATGATAACGGCGCGGTATATCTGATCGGACATAATCATTTTATCACCAGGATGAAGGACGATCTGAGTGATGTAGCAGCACCTTTTCGCAGATTGAAAGAAACACCCTATCAACAGGAACCCTATATTGAAGGTGTATTTATCACCAGGCATGAGGGGAAATACCAGCTCCTGCAAACTATCTGGTCTGTAAAAAAAGCGGATAGTACTTTTTCATACCTGCGGGATGATAAAAATAGAAAGGATTCTTTGTATAGCTATGATGTAGTAGTGGCAGAAGCTGATAATATTTATGGTCCTTATGGTCCGCGTTATGCCGCTATCTTACAAGGTGGTCATAACAATATCTTTAAGGACCTGGATGGTTACTGGTGGTCAACTACCTTCTTTAACCCAAGAGGGATCATGGGTACAAAGTTTACGGTTACCTGCAGACCAGGACTTGTACCGGTAAAATGGACAGATGGGAAACTGCGGCCGGATACAGATCGTGCGGCAAAATTCTATGACGCTCTTAAATCAAATTAA
- a CDS encoding sulfatase-like hydrolase/transferase, translated as MEQRNKYHIILLLAALCALSGSGVTAQSKPNIILLYADDLGYGDVGCYGASAVKTPNIDRLASKGVRFTDAHCTAATCTPSRLSLLTGTYAFRKKAAILPGDAPLLIPPDTYTLPRMLQQAGYTTAVIGKWHLGLGNGVINWNDNIGPGPNEIGFDYSFIIPATTDRVPTVFVENGRVPDLDPNDPIAVSYAAMIGDEPTGLSDPQLLKQRADTQHSNTIINGISRIGFMTGGKRARWVDEEIPMVLNGKAKDFITTHKEQPFFLYYPFPNIHVPRTPNRKFAGTTALGARGDVIAEMDWLVGEITQLLDSLGIAKNTLIVFSSDNGPVLDDGYEDQAGQLNKSHKPAGIFNGGKYSAFEAGTRMSTITYWPGTIRPGVSAALCSQVDLMASFAALTGQKLPAGAAPDSQNALDVWLGKSVQGRKYLLEESYTLALRDKRWKYIAPQTTPTPDWMKNKEIATGLSPVEQLYDLHKDPGETHNLAGQHPEIIKTLKAELKKLTL; from the coding sequence ATGGAGCAAAGAAATAAATACCATATCATACTATTGCTGGCTGCGCTATGCGCTTTATCCGGATCGGGTGTAACTGCCCAGTCAAAGCCCAATATTATCCTCTTGTATGCAGATGACCTGGGATATGGTGACGTAGGTTGTTATGGCGCGTCGGCAGTAAAAACACCGAATATCGACCGTCTTGCCAGTAAAGGAGTACGATTTACAGATGCGCATTGTACAGCGGCTACCTGTACGCCATCAAGACTGTCCTTACTGACAGGCACTTATGCTTTTCGAAAGAAAGCAGCTATCCTTCCTGGTGATGCGCCTTTGCTGATCCCACCGGATACGTATACTTTACCACGTATGTTACAGCAGGCAGGGTATACGACCGCCGTGATCGGTAAATGGCACTTAGGATTGGGGAACGGCGTTATTAACTGGAATGATAACATTGGTCCGGGGCCGAATGAGATAGGTTTTGACTATTCGTTTATTATTCCGGCTACTACTGACCGGGTACCTACTGTCTTTGTGGAGAATGGAAGGGTACCTGACCTGGATCCCAATGATCCTATTGCTGTGAGTTATGCCGCGATGATCGGGGATGAACCTACCGGACTCTCAGATCCACAATTGCTGAAGCAACGGGCAGATACACAGCATAGCAATACGATTATTAACGGCATCAGCCGGATCGGTTTCATGACCGGTGGCAAGCGTGCCCGTTGGGTAGATGAAGAGATCCCGATGGTGTTGAACGGAAAGGCGAAAGACTTCATAACTACGCATAAAGAGCAGCCGTTTTTCCTTTATTATCCTTTCCCTAACATCCATGTACCGCGTACACCGAATAGGAAATTTGCCGGTACTACGGCACTTGGCGCCCGTGGAGACGTCATTGCAGAAATGGACTGGTTAGTGGGAGAGATCACACAGCTGTTGGATTCACTGGGAATCGCGAAAAATACACTGATTGTATTCAGTAGTGATAATGGTCCTGTATTAGACGATGGCTATGAAGACCAGGCCGGACAACTGAACAAAAGTCATAAACCGGCAGGGATATTCAATGGTGGGAAATACAGCGCATTTGAAGCCGGTACCCGGATGTCTACCATTACCTACTGGCCGGGTACTATACGTCCTGGTGTTTCAGCGGCTTTGTGTTCGCAGGTAGACCTGATGGCTTCTTTTGCAGCATTGACAGGACAAAAATTACCTGCAGGCGCTGCACCTGACAGTCAGAATGCGCTGGACGTATGGTTGGGCAAGTCAGTACAGGGCAGGAAATACCTGCTGGAAGAATCTTACACCCTGGCGTTGCGGGATAAAAGGTGGAAGTATATCGCTCCTCAGACGACGCCTACGCCTGACTGGATGAAAAACAAGGAAATAGCTACCGGACTGTCACCTGTGGAACAAC